One region of Camelina sativa cultivar DH55 chromosome 6, Cs, whole genome shotgun sequence genomic DNA includes:
- the LOC104791765 gene encoding uncharacterized protein LOC104791765: MELYTANCLSNENKPTLELSKLVKEEKTSVKTNSENNLTLLVNHGAKMWQENREKWVGDQSRQRKNTAKDQIISWSTTYEDLLSTHEPFSESIPLPEMVDFLVDIWYDEGLYD; encoded by the exons ATGGAGCTTTATACTGCAAATTGTCTGTCCAACGAAAACAAACCTACTCTTGAGCTTTCAAAATTagtcaaagaagagaaaacctccGTGAAAACGAACTCCGAAAACAATCTTACACTACTTGTGAATCATG GTGCAAAGATGTGGCAAGAAAACAGGGAAAAATGGGTGGGAGACCAATCTcgacaaagaaaaaacactgCTAAGGATCAGATTATAAg CTGGTCTACTACATATGAAGATCTTCTCTCTACTCATGAACCTTTCTCTGAGTCGATTCCTTTACCC GAGATGGTGGACTTTCTGGTCGATATTTGGTACGATGAAGGCCTTTACGATTAG
- the LOC104791766 gene encoding chlorophyll a-b binding protein 6, chloroplastic isoform X1 encodes MASNSLMSCGIAAVYPSLLSSSKSKFVSAGVPLPNAGNVGRIRMAAHWMPGEPRPAYLDGSAPGDFGFDPLGLGEVPENLERYKESELIHCRWAMLAVPGILVPEALGYGNWVKAQEWAALPGGQATYLGNPVPWGTLPTILAIEFLAIAFVEHQRSMEKDPEKKKYPGGAFDPLGYSKDPKKLEELKVKEIKNGRLALLAFVGFCVQQSAYPGTGPLENLATHLADPWHNNIGDIVIPFK; translated from the exons ATGGCGTCCAACTCGTTAATGAGCTGCGGCATCGCCGCCGTCTACCCTTcgcttctctcttcttccaagTCTAAATTCGTCTCCGCCGGAGTCCCGCTCCCAAACGCCGGGAACGTTGGCCGTATCAGAATGGCTGCTCACTGGATGCCCGGCGAGCCAAGACCAGCTTACCTTGACGGTTCTGCTCCTGG TGACTTTGGGTTTGACCCACTTGGACTAGGAGAGGTTCCAGAGAACCTTGAGAGATACAAAGAATCAGAGCTCATCCACTGTAGATGGGCTATGCTCGCTGTT CCTGGGATTTTGGTACCAGAAGCATTGGGCTATGGAAACTGGGTTAAGGCTCAGGAATGGGCAGCACTACCAGGGGGTCAAGCCACTTACTTGGGAAACCCGGTCCCGTGGGGTACTTTGCCCACAATCTTGGCCATTGAGTTCTTAGCTATTGCATTTGTCGAGCACCAGAGAAGTATGGAGAAAGAccctgagaagaagaagtacccGGGAGGCGCATTTGATCCTCTTGGATACTCTAAAGACCCCAAGAAGTTGGAGGAATTGAAGGTCAAAGAGATCAAGAACG GACGTCTAGCGTTGTTGGCGTTTGTGGGATTCTGTGTGCAACAATCGGCTTACCCGGGGACAGGACCATTGGAGAACCTGGCAACTCACTTGGCGGATCCATGGCACAACAACATTGGCGATATTGTCATCCCTTTCAAATAA
- the LOC104791766 gene encoding chlorophyll a-b binding protein 6, chloroplastic isoform X2, whose translation MASNSLMSCGIAAVYPSLLSSSKSKFVSAGVPLPNAGNVGRIRMAAHWMPGEPRPAYLDGSAPGDFGFDPLGLGEVPENLERYKESELIHCRWAMLAVPGILVPEALGYGNWVKAQEWAALPGGQATYLGNPVPWGTLPTILAIEFLAHLILLDTLKTPRSWRN comes from the exons ATGGCGTCCAACTCGTTAATGAGCTGCGGCATCGCCGCCGTCTACCCTTcgcttctctcttcttccaagTCTAAATTCGTCTCCGCCGGAGTCCCGCTCCCAAACGCCGGGAACGTTGGCCGTATCAGAATGGCTGCTCACTGGATGCCCGGCGAGCCAAGACCAGCTTACCTTGACGGTTCTGCTCCTGG TGACTTTGGGTTTGACCCACTTGGACTAGGAGAGGTTCCAGAGAACCTTGAGAGATACAAAGAATCAGAGCTCATCCACTGTAGATGGGCTATGCTCGCTGTT CCTGGGATTTTGGTACCAGAAGCATTGGGCTATGGAAACTGGGTTAAGGCTCAGGAATGGGCAGCACTACCAGGGGGTCAAGCCACTTACTTGGGAAACCCGGTCCCGTGGGGTACTTTGCCCACAATCTTGGCCATTGAGTTCTTA GCGCATTTGATCCTCTTGGATACTCTAAAGACCCCAAGAAGTTGGAGGAATTGA
- the LOC104791768 gene encoding monothiol glutaredoxin-S14, chloroplastic produces the protein MALRSIKSPTLITPTAVVSSSVINKPQSIRFSLKPTAASTLAVHNRGPSFYGIGSNLKLKPTKFQCSASALSPQLKDTLEKLVSSEKVVLFMKGNKDFPMCGFSNTVVQILKNLNVPFEDVNILENELLRQGLKEYSNWPTFPQLYIGGEFFGGCDITIEAFKSGELQEAVERAMCS, from the exons atggctcTCCGATCTATCAAATCGCCGACGTTGATAACTCCCACCGCAGTCGTCTCCTCCTCCGTTATCAACAAGCCTCAATCCATCCGATTCTCTCTTAAACCGACGGCGGCGTCAACACTCGCCGTCCACAACCGCGGTCCATCGTTCTACGGCATCGGTTCGAATCTCAAGCTCAAACCGACGAAATTCCAATGCTCGGCGTCGGCGCTTTCGCCGCAGCTCAAAGATACGCTGGAGAAACTGGTGAGTTCGGAGAAAGTGGTACTGTTCATGAAAGGAAACAAAGATTTCCCGATGTGCGGGTTCTCGAACACGGTGGTTCAGATCTTGAAGAATCTGAACGTTCCTTTTGAAGATGTGAACATTTTAGAGAATGAGTTGCTGAGGCAAGGGCTTAAAGAGTATTCGAATTGGCCTACGTTTCCTCAGCTTTACATCGGCGGTGAGTTTTTCGGTGGTTGTGATATTACTATTGAGGCGTTTAAGAGTGGGGAGTTGCAGGAAGC TGTTGAGAGAGCTATGTGCTCTTGA
- the LOC104699132 gene encoding uncharacterized protein LOC104699132, with amino-acid sequence MSLVERDPGGDYDEEGEDRDEFHIEQLVEDFSDEPPIRHDVYPESEDDDEDGPARARTNMRRGNGELFYKQAFFNRVAFKEAVLDYVLKTGRNLKQYRYDKAKIGYKCVGVNDEDGSKCEWKVYASILSNDRVWKINKFVDKDSCIPNGECEMLTVPHIARLFVDKNRDDPEYFMPRKIEEIVMRDWKISITRPQCQAARKTARKWIEREYDEQFHRLRDYAAEIMASNPNSHVEVECITDDEGKDMFNRFYVCFDNIRRTWMATCRPIIGIDGCFLKNKIKGQLLVALGRDANNGIYPIAWGVVKVENYDNWLWFAKLMKEDFGLNDGDGFILMSDRQKAS; translated from the coding sequence ATGTCGTTAGTTGAGAGAGATCCCGGCGGTGATTAcgacgaagaaggtgaagatCGAGACGAATTTCACATCGAACAGCTAGTTGAGGATTTTAGCGACGAACCTCCAATCCGCCACGATGTGTACCCAGAGAgtgaagacgatgatgaagatggaCCAGCAAGAGCTCGTACGAATATGAGGCGTGGGAATGGGGAGTTGTTCTATAAGCAGGCGTTTTTCAATAGAGTTGCATTTAAGGAGGCGGTTCTCGATTATGTTCTCAAAACCGGGAGAAATCTGAAGCAGTACAGGTATGATAAAGCGAAAATAGGGTATAAATGCGTTGGTGTTAATGATGAGGATGGATCTAAATGTGAGTGGAAGGTTTATGCGTCGATTCTGTCAAATGATAGGGTATGGAAGATCAATAAATTTGTTGATAAGGATAGTTGTATCCCAAATGGAGAGTGTGAGATGTTAACAGTGCCTCATATAGCtaggttgtttgttgataagaATAGAGATGATCCCGAGTACTTCATGCCTAGGAAGATTGAGGAAATCGTAATGAGAGATTGGAAGATTAGTATCACTAGGCCTCAGTGTCAAGCTGCTAGGAAGACTGCTAGAAAGTGGATTGAGAGGGAGTATGATGAGCAGTtccatagattaagagattatgcaGCTGAGATTATGGCATCAAACCCGAATTCACATGTAGAGGTCGAGTGTATTACGGACGATGAAGGGAAGGACATGTTCAACAggttctatgtttgttttgacaACATTAGAAGAACATGGATGGCGACTTGTAGGCCGATCATAGGAATTGATGGTTGCTTTTTGAAGAATAAGATTAAGGGTCAGCTATTGGTAGCTTTAGGCAGGGATGCAAACAATGGTATATATCCAATAGCATGGGGAGTTGTCAAGGTTGAGAACTATGACAATTGGCTATGGTTTGCTAAGTTGATGAAAGAAGACTTTGGGTTAAACGATGGTGATGGATTCATCCTTATGTCCGATAGGCAAAAGGCAAGTTAA
- the LOC104699133 gene encoding uncharacterized protein LOC104699133, protein MRTNPKSWCRAFHKVGNYCKDVDNNPTESFNSSINKAREKPFVAMLEAIRRLAMVRIAKRICTPYVVMFLADEHKLASMAKVSTSTNGTFEVKVSGDSHRVCLKKMTCTCQKWQICGIPCEHAYGLIIHKTLKAEDYVCQWFRTAIWRRNYEEGLIPQRSAKFWPHTNENKVFAEPPKENQTKADKKRKKGVNESPTKKQPKQKKRIMHCGICGEANHNSKFHKAEFAKPSRQPSQVEPSQGSLTQE, encoded by the exons ATGAGGACAAATCCAAAGAGTTGGTGTAGGGCATTCCACAAGGTTGGTAATTACTGCAAAGATGTCGACAATAACCCGACTGAGTCATTTAACAGCTCCATCAACAAGGCAAGAGAGAAGCCTTTTGTTGCCATGTTAGAGGCAATAAGACGACTGGCCATGGTGCGAATTGCAAAGAG GATCTGTACTCCAtatgttgttatgtttcttgcgGATGAGCACAAACTAGCATCTATGGCTAAGGTATCAACAAGCACAAATGGCACATTTGAAGTCAAAGTCAGTGGAGACTCTCACCGTGTCTGTCTAAAGAAGATGACTTGTACGTGTCAGAAGTGGCAAATTTGTGGCATCCCATGTGAGCATGCATATGGTCTCATCATTCATAAGACGCTAAAGGCTGAAGACTACGTCTGCCAGTGGTTCCGAACAGCTATATGGAGGAGAAATTATGAAGAAGGCCTAATTCCACAAAGGAGTGCAAAGTTTTGGCCTCACACAAATGAGAATAAAGTGTTTGCAGAACCACCTAAAGAAAACCAGACCAAGGCtgacaagaaaaggaagaagggtGTGAATGAGTCACCTACTAAGAAGCaaccaaaacagaagaaaagaataatgcATTGTGGCATTTGTGGGGAAGCTAACCATAACTCTAAGTTCCATAAGGCTGAATTTGCCAAG cctTCTCGACAGCCTTCTCAAGTTGAACCAAGTCAAGGTTCACTAACTCAAGAATGA
- the LOC104699134 gene encoding uncharacterized protein At4g04775-like gives MSNLSTKSTGTSSSRARGRVFGVPKRCWCGEAVVALILISKSDPNPYRRYYRCSFVATNKLRNDEHTFKWVDEALLNEVDALISRNAGLEQQLKELRTERLEFDTMVYEKMEKEVLEKVEDGLGEAKSWNKKMMSVILLVCMVMIGLSKVVG, from the exons ATGAGCAATTTATCAACAAAGTCGACTGGAACTTCCAGTTCTCGTGCGAGAGGAAGAGTTTTCGGTGTGCCAAAGAGATGTTGGTGCGGGGAAGCTGTTGTGGCATTGATCTTGATCTCGAAATCTGATCCGAATCCTTACCGGAGATACTACCGTTGTAGTTTTGTTGCAACAAATAAg CTTCGGAACGATGAACACACGTTCAAGTGGGTCGATGAAGCTTTGCTGAATGAGGTAGATGCATTGATCTCGAGGAATGCTGGACTTGAGCAACAGCTGAAAGAGCTTAGGACAGAGAGGTTGGAGTTTGATACTATGGTttatgagaagatggagaaagaggTCTTGGAGAAGGTTGAAGATGGTTTAGGTGAAGCCAAATCATGGAATAAAAAGATGATGAGTGTTATATTGTTAGTCTGTATGGTCATGATTGGACTAAGCAAAGTAGTTGGTTGA
- the LOC104699135 gene encoding FBD-associated F-box protein At4g10400-like has product MDRISGLCDELLIKILLYVPTKVAVSTSILSKRWEYLWMWLPKFDYGSKHYSPSDCEMLQCFLEKNLPLHRAPVIESFRLVCSSEFKAENIKLWVVIAVSRCLRKLKVYYSSYPMKPNILPSNLYTCKSLVILKLEGNILLDVPRMGVLPSLKTLQLKRVIYFNEESLQRLLSNCPVLEDLLVDLREVDNMGKLTVVVPSLQSLSLYIPYNFDIDEIEIRTPFLKYFKLEDCNDKSHYCLVENMPNLMEAYVEVGLDNIKSLIGSITSVKRLSICISSKAMYDEGFVFNQLEHLKICFGEFSSNLLVRLLKDSSNLQVLDLSEMDDHCHEDMMVNWIQPSTVPECMLLSLQTLKWWGYIGTPGERDVAVYILKNVVHLKTMTVTSFEVEVPKFEMIKELALSSRASTACQLVFNCR; this is encoded by the exons ATGGACAGAATCAGCGGGTTATGTGATGAGCTGCTTATTAAGATATTATTGTATGTTCCGACTAAAGTTGCTGTATCCACTAGCATTTTGTCTAAACGATGGGAGTATCTTTGGATGTGGTTGCCTAAATTTGATTACGGTAGTAA ACATTATTCACCTTCTGATTGCGAAATGTTACagtgttttcttgaaaaaaatctGCCGTTGCATAGAGCTCCGGTTATAGAAAGCTTTCGTCTTGTTTGTAGTTCAGAGTTTAAAGCTGAGAATATCAAGCTTTGGGTTGTTATAGCAGTTTCTCGCTGCTTACGTAAGCTGAAGGTCTATTATTCTTCATATCCGATGAAGCCAAACATATTGCCTAGTAACTTGTATACATGCAAATCGCTCGTGATCTTGAAACTCGAAGGCAATATTCTCTTGGATGTTCCTCGAATGGGTGTTCTTCCCTCTCTGAAAACTTTGCAACTTAAAAGAGTAATATACTTCAATGAAGAATCTCTTCAACGGCTTCTATCTAATTGccctgttcttgaagatctaTTGGTGGATTTACGTGAGGTTGACAACATGGGAAAGTTAACTGTTGTTGTCCCATCTTTGCAGAGTTTATCGCTCTATATACCTTATAATTTTGATATAGATGAAATTGAGATAAGAACTccttttttaaagtattttaaacTTGAAGATTGTAATGATAAGAGTCACTAttgtttggttgagaatatGCCTAACTTGATGGAGGCATATGTAGAGGTTGGTTTGGATAACATCAAGAGTCTTATTGGATCAATCACATCTGTCAAGCGTCTTTCAATATGTATATCTTCAAAG GCTATGTATGATGAAGGTTTTGTCTTCAACCAGCTTGAACATCTGAAGATATGTTTTGGGGAGTTTTCTTCGAATCTGCTTGTCCGACTGCTCAAAGATTCTTCTAACTTACAAGTACTAGACCTTTCTGAAATGGAT GATCACTGTCATGAAGATATGATGGTTAACTGGATTCAACCAAGTACTGTCCCTGAATGTATGTTGTTGAGTCTACAAACTCTCAAATGGTGGGGATACATAGGAACACCAGGAGAGAGAGATGTGGCAgtttatatcttgaaaaatgTCGTTCACTTAAAGACTATGACAGTCACATCATTTGAAGTAGAAGTTCCAAAATTTGAGATGATCAAGGAGTTGGCACTTTCTTCTAGAGCTTCAACAGCATGCCAACTCGTGTTTAATTGTCGATGA
- the LOC104791770 gene encoding probable pectate lyase 13 (The sequence of the model RefSeq protein was modified relative to this genomic sequence to represent the inferred CDS: added 22 bases not found in genome assembly) has product MPLPNFTYTIFILCLFFFTLLAATKPLNLTLPHQHPSPDSVALHVIRSVNASMARRQLGSSSSSSSSSSSCRTGNPIDDCWKCSDSDWSSNRQRLADCSIGFGHGTLGGKNGKIYVVTDSSDNNPTNPTPGTLRYGVIQEEPLWIVFSSNMLIRLKQELIISSYKTLDGRGSAVHITGNGCLTLQYVQHIIIHNLHIYDCKPSAGFEKRGRSDGDGISIFGSQKIWVDHCSMSHCTDGLIDAVMGSTAITISNNYFTHHDEVMLLGHDDNYGPDTGMQVTIAFNHFGQGLVQRMPRCRRGYIHVVNNDFTEWKMYAIGGSGNPTINSQGNRYAAPSDPSAKEVTKRVDSKDDGEWANWNWRTEGDLMENGAFFVASGEGMSSMYSKASSVDPKAASLVDQLTRNAGVFGGPRDDQGQSGNSYSPYGGEGSGSGGGGIGDMSGMGGTTRGSSSSSNGDDSNFFGMIFGSPAPPPQTRLTLLFSLLMISVLSLSSTLLLL; this is encoded by the exons ACACCATTTTCATTctctgcctcttcttcttcacactcCTCGCCGCTACTAAACCCCTAAATCTCACTCTCCCTCACCAACATCCTTCCCCTGACTCCGTCGCTCTCCATGTCATCAG GAGTGTCAATGCATCTATGGCAAGAAGACAACTAggctcctcatcatcctcatcgtcCTCATCCTCTTCTTGCCGTACCGGAAACCCAATCGACGATTGCTGGAAGTGCAGCGACTCAGACTGGTCATCAAACCGTCAAAGACTCGCCGACTGTTCAATCGGCTTCGGACACGGCACACTCGGAGGCAAAAACGGCAAGATCTACGTCGTCACCGACTCCTCCGACAACAACCCAACAAACCCAACTCCAGGAACACTCCGTTACGGCGTTATCCAAGAAGAGCCGCTCTGGATCGTCTTCTCTTCAAACATGCTCATCAGATTGAAACAAGAACTCATCATCAGCAGCTACAAGACCTTAGACGGCCGTGGGTCAGCAGTACACATCACAGGGAACGGCTGCTTAACTCTACAATACGTTCaacacatcatcatccacaatCTCCACATCTACGACTGTAAACCTTCAGCTGGATTCGAGAAACGAGGTAGATCCGACGGAGACGGGATCTCGATCTTCGGATCTCAGAAGATCTGGGTTGACCATTGCTCCATGAGCCATTGCACCGACGGGCTTATAGATGCGGTGATGGGTTCAACAGCTATAACGATATCTAACAACTACTTCACGCACCACGACGAGGTGATGTTGTTGGGTCATGACGATAACTACGGGCCTGATACGGGGATGCAGGTGACGATAGCGTTTAATCATTTCGGACAAGGGCTTGTTCAGAGGATGCCTAGATGTCGGAGAGGTTATATTCATGTTGTGAATAATGATTTCACTGAGTGGAAGATGTATGCTATTGGTGGTAGTGGTAACCCAACCATTAACAGCCAAGGTAATCGTTACGCTGCTCCTTCTGATCCTAGCGCTAAAGAG gtGACGAAGAGAGTGGACTCGAAAGACGATGGAGAATGGGCGAATTGGAATTGGAGAACGGAAGGAGATCTGATGGAGAATGGAGCTTTCTTTGTGGCATCTGGTGAAGGCATGAGCTCAATGTACTCTAAAGCTTCTAGTGTGGACCCTAAAGCTGCTTCTCTCGTCGACCAGCTCACTCGGAACGCTGGCGTTTTTGGCGGTCCCAg GGATGATCAAGGTCAGAGTGGCAATTCTTATTCACCGTATGGAGGTGAAGGCAGCGGTAGTGGCGGTGGAGGGATTGGCGATATGAGTGGTATGGGCGGTACAACAAGAGGAAGTAGTAGCAGCAGTAACGGCGACGACAGCAATTTCTTCGGGATGATATTTGGAAGCCCTGCACCGCCGCCGCAGACGCGTTTAAcgttattgttttctttgttaatgattTCGGTTTTGTCATTGTCATCAACTCTATTATTGTTGTAA
- the LOC104791771 gene encoding serine/threonine protein phosphatase 2A 57 kDa regulatory subunit B' epsilon isoform-like, with protein sequence MFNKIIKLGQKKFNKSDQHHQDNNNPSTNNVVRSSRTAPTTASSVSNGESQTTASSPSQTPNHPMFTTTPTLEVLPLLKDVSSSDRPLLFMKKAHMCSCHCDFSDTLIMPREKAIKRQTLLELVDFLHSSSGKVNETMQSELIRMVSANIFRCLPPAHHENTGAPPEGNDPEEEEPYLEPWWPHLQLVYELLLRYVVSSEIEPKTAKKFINHTFVSRLLDLFDSEDPREREYLKTVLHRIYGKFIFHRPFIRCSIYNVFYKFLYETERCIGVGELLEILGSVINGFTVPMREEHRLYLVKAILPLHKSKSISIYHQQLSYCVTQFVEKDYKLADSVIRGLLKFWPLTNCQKEVLFLGELEEVLDATEPSEFQQCVVPLFTQIGKCLNSAHFQVAERALFLWNNEHIVGLIAQNKDVIFPIIFEALERNMKGHWNQAVHGLSENVRRMFLEMDTDLFEECEKQHAENEAKACVMLEQRELTWRRLEEAASLAA encoded by the exons atgttcaacaaaatcattaaactGGGTCAGAAGAAATTCAACAAATCAGATCAACACCACCAAGATAACAACAACCCCTCCACCAACAACGTCGTCCGCAGCAGCCGCACCGCACCCACCACCGCATCCTCTGTTTCGAATGGCGAGTCTCAAACGACGGCTTCTTCTCCTTCGCAGACACCAAACCACCCAATGTTCACAACAACGCCGACCCTCGAAGTGCTTCCTCTGTTAAAAGACGTGTCTTCCTCAGATCGGCCTCTCCTCTTCATGAAGAAGGCTCACATGTGTTCTTGCCATTGTGATTTCTCTGATACTCTGATAATGCCACGTGAGAAAGCGATCAAAAGGCAGACGCTTCTTGAATTGGTTGATTTCCTTCACTCTTCCTCTGGTAAAGTCAATGAGACGATGCAGAGTGAGCTCATACGTATGGTTTCAGCTAACATTTTCCGGTGTCTCCCACCTGCGCATCATGAGAACACTGGAGCTCCTCCTGAAGGGAATgatcctgaagaagaagagccttATCTTGAGCCATGGTGGCCTCATTTGCAGCTCGTTTACGAGCTTCTTTTGCGGTACGTTGTGTCTTCCGAAATCGAGCCTAAGACTGCGAAAAAGTTCATCAATCACACCTTTGTGTCGAGGTTACTTGATTTGTTTGACTCTGAGGATCCTAGGGAGAGGGAGTATTTGAAAACTGTTCTTCATAGGATCTATGGAAAGTTCATATTTCACCGCCCTTTTATCAGGTGTTCGATTTATAACGTTTTCTACAAGTTCTTGTATGAGACTGAGAGGTGCATTGGTGTTGGTGAGTTGTTGGAGATCCTTGGAAGCGTGATCAATGGCTTTACAGTACCTATGAGAGAGGAGCATAGGTTGTATCTTGTGAAAGCTATTTTGCCACTACATAAGTCTAAGAGTATCTCCATCTACCACCAGCAGTTGTCGTATTGCGTGACACAGTTTGTGGAGAAAGATTACAAGTTGGCTGATTCCGTGATCCGAGGCTTGTTGAAGTTTTGGCCGCTTACGAATTGTCAAAAGGAGGTTCTGTTCTTGGGAGAGTTGGAAGAAGTCTTGGATGCTACAGAGCCCTCTGAGTTTCAGCAATGTGTTGTTCCTCTCTTTACTCAGATTGGGAAATGTCTTAATAGCGCACACTTCCAG GTGGCAGAGAGAGCTCTTTTCTTGTGGAACAATGAACATATCGTAGGCTTGATTGCTCAGAACAAAGACGTGATCTTCCCTATAATCTTTGAAGCATTGGAGAGGAACATGAAAGGACATTGGAACCAAGCGGTGCATGGTCTATCTGAGAACGTTAGAAGAATGTTTCTTGAGATGGACACTGATCTCTTTGAGGAGTGCGAGAAACAACACGCCGAGAACGAAGCTAAGGCATGCGTAATGTTGGAACAAAGAGAATTGACATGGAGGAGACTTGAAGAAGCTGCTTCTCTAGCTGCTTAA